The Rhipicephalus sanguineus isolate Rsan-2018 chromosome 4, BIME_Rsan_1.4, whole genome shotgun sequence DNA window cggtgcgtcttttcactgggtgccgcggaatgaacccttacgctcgaagtggcttagtgtcatgccattgcgccagtgtgctaaacagtcaaaacctctgcgtgtgtgctcgctgccctttcgtactgaggattatgagaccaaccgcaacttggtgaaggctttgaatgtgcccatccgagcaagtctttgccgcagcgccgttgttgctactgtgggtcccgctacttccgctcggctgctactagtgtcggcggccgcgcagtaaaagcgggcaacgttgggcacggcagcagtgacgtatgaaagtcgcattttcaggcgggagatttgaagcgcgctaacgcgatgcggaccactaaaaacgtgattttatttcaaaataagcacttccttggcacaaaagcagcactaagaggtttctggaccgctatttcaacaatcaacgtcgacttaatatttgcctttagtgtccctttaatacgtGCAGCACCTTCGGGCATTTTAAAACAGTTCTCCTGGCAACCTAAAACACAGGCTCGCCGCAAAACTTATATTTTTGCGTCCCAAATAAATGCCAGCTGCGAGGCCAATACAGAACACAACGAAGTAAGTCTGCCCTCACCTGAGACAGACATACATTGCAGAAGTGGCACCATCAGCTCAGGAGGAGGCTTGCTGCGGTGGCCTGCTGGCATTGCGTGCCTGGAACAACTTGGTCTCCTCAAAGACCAGCACCTTCAGTTGCTCCTTAGGCAGGTCGTCCAGCTCCGTCTCGAACTTGAACGGCTCATCTGCCACAGGCTGCACAACACAACACGAACCACGACATGCAAGAGTCAACATGGCAAGCTTGTCTGTGGttgttacatgaaaaaaaaaaaaaaaaaaaaaaaagtgcaagcaGACAAAAGTTATTTTCAGACCAATTTTCCTCAACTGCACCAGTTACAAAGGTCTACAAACCTGTGCTTTAGACTTGTTTCCTCATTTCCTTACCTTTTCTTCTAGCTCTATCGTTCAAGAATAtatagtacagtagactctcgttaaacggaacctgaagggaccgagaaaatatgttccatttaacaggagttccatttgcTGAGAGATGAACAAGGTTGCATTATTcaggtacgaaaccaatcatagtaggagcagttgttccatttaagcagcaatgccgtgtaagagattttcgtttactGAGTCTGCTGTATATAAAAGGTGGATGAGACAATTGTGCATGATCCATTATAGGTTTAATAGTTAGGAATATTAATTACATATCTGTACTATCTTTAAATATTGATGCTCCTTCTTGGAGGCTTTTTAGTAATACTAAACCCTGAATCACAACTGTTTTTCCAGTTCCTGTGTACGtagtttgtatgtgtgtgcatatgcACATGTAATGTAGATACAGCTGAGAAAGGTACataatagagctgtgcgaatagcaaaattttgggtgcgaagcgaattcgaatattgaagtgtgagtgcgaattgaatcgaatatttctagaatatttttcgaatacttcaaagcaaaattgcagaaaaaaagttcgagaggattcttaagcatattcttatgagacagcaacacgaaagtgtttcttttcgctaggctgATGAAGGACTGGccgggtggtgtttcatagttgtcttatcaagaatgagacaatgtagaggccgaattctatttatgtacatgatttggtgcaaccaaagtgttgccgacaacactttacacgtgataggcaaagatgccatttcctcagcctctcctcctctttcaacttctgtggaagcccaactgatgtggcggacaagggcctGCTCCCGTCAAGTCAGGAGTTCCAAATATGCCTCAtcgacgtcgatatataagaacatctgaaattttagatgctaaaacacttcggcgtccgattttcggacttcctgcccaaatttcaggtccaaaacagcattaattgagcccccaactctgccacatctttcatctccatgttggaaccagcgttttcttgagttaatacatttgcgaccgtagcggagcttgaaaggcagcattgccgcaataccagggtaagatgaggtgaagcatattgaaaatctagggaccactgccaatcagacgttgactgtgactgagcaaagttcgaccgtaacggagcatgaaaagcagctttgccgcaatacgagagtgtaatgaggtgaagcatattgaaaatctgaaggggtcactttcaatcggacattgactgtatttgttttggggaagttcgaatagtaaaattctagtgcgaatcgaataacaaacactactagaaaaatattcgaaatttcgaatattcgcacacccctagtacataGTGTTCCTTAGCACCTAGCAAGGTTTGCACATGTGTACAAATTTACCGTACCATATTGCCACATGCGCTCATTTCTGTTTATGTCTTATGTTACCGCCCctttacacgtgttactactgccttcgtccacgtcataACCCCGTGAAAATATATCACGACTATGAGGAGACGAGTTGCCACAAGACAGAATAACAGCGCTTGAGAGAGTGAAAGAGgaaaaacactaaaaatacaCCATCGGTTTCCTGATAATGGTAAGTACATCAACTATTATTACACCCAACTTTCACAAGGGCTTACAAGAAGGTTCATATCAAAGGCTACCAACTCTCCCCGCTCACAGGTAAGAGAATTGGCAAGCACCTGCCCCCCATGATGCCACTGTGCACAAGACTCATCAGAAGGAAGCGTAAAAGGTTTCCTCAACCCTGGCCTCACCTCATCACCGGGATCGTAATACTGCTCCAGGTAAGGATGTGCGAGGGCCTCCTCAACATTTATTCTTCGATGAGGGTTGAAGGTCAGCATCTTGTCTAAGAGATCCAGCGCTGCGACAGAAATTAATAAAAGCAAATGAAGTTGCACAGTCTTCCTTACGAAAATTTGAACATCGTGAAATTACTCAACCCTGGCAGCATGATTACAGTACATttcgaagcagaaaaaaaaagccatttgtGTTGCGTCATCAGAGCCCTCAGGTGTCCGTCATTTATGAGAAAACTCTGTACATTCAGTGCAAACTCAACAACACACACCGAGTAGCGGAAATTTGCGAAAGCCCGCACTCTTATTACAGATATGGGACGGCAAAAACAAGCTGAAAGTCGCACCTACAAACTATCAAGAACTGTCTGCTAGTTATCAACTATGGGAACTATAGTTACACACTGCTGTTAGGCAGGCCAGTCGGCTGCTCGATTCATGCTGCTGGAGCAAAATTACACAGGGCATGGAGAGTAGATGCAGATGCCACCAGAGTTCGTAGTGTCGACACCTTTCACCGCTGCGTCTAATCTCCCTCTGGCAAAATGAATCAATCGAGTGTCAACTGCAAAGTGTTTTGGCCCACAAGCAGTATTCACAATATAAGTGAGCAGAAACTGCTAGATCATTTTTCACACGGACGTAATGCCGCCTATATGCATACTCTGAAGGTCCCTGAAAGAAAACGATAACAGTGAAATCAGCAAGCCCTGTGGCAAGGTAAACACTGGAAATGACAGCCAATGGTCACTGCAGGCTGTCCACATAccataagagaaaaaaaatcagggCACCAGAAAATATTCAGTGTGGGCCACACAACAGCAAGAGTCGAATATTGAATGTGGCCACCATGGCCGCAACTCATTTCCATGAAGCCGCACTTTGCAGTGGAAACTTAATTCACCAatgcttaccgtatttactcaaatctaacgcgcaccttttttccggaaaaacgagtccaaaaatcgcatgcgcgttagaatcgagtaccgaaaaaaaaaaagaaactcggttatcgtattgccatcgacatttcaaaatggccgcctcctacgatttctgccattttttcagttcgtacgtgtgctgaggagattgtcatcccgttctgcgttcgcatcgacggcatggaagtgccgactccaaatactcgacgagtgtaccacgatgccgcatttaaaagaatagttattacatgtgcagagagacggacggaaatcgggccgcatcgcggtcgcacgttcggagttcccgaaacgtgcgtgcgagactggcgcaaacagaagcagatttttttacagcaaagcttcacgaaaaggtttcagtggaccaaagcagggccggtttcccgaaatcgaaaaGCGTTGACAGCGataaggagttgtccgacagcgacgaggactgatccattatgcgactcgtatcgccgccgtagtggtgacagttttagcggcaaggcccgctttttgactttgtgttttacttttttgaaactttagttctttaaaacccaaatgcttgttcttctgaatgtgcgaagtttgactcctacggactttttttgttcttttctctcactaagaatgggtgcgcgttacaatcgttgttttacttttttctttttggtcgcggaaaacgggtgcgcgttacaatcgagggcgcggtagaatcgagtaaatacggtagttaaaACAGGTGCAGCGCATGCTTCATGACAAATAAGTTTGGTGAAAATCTGCAGAGTGGAGTAAAATTTATGAAAAGGAATAACTGTCCCCCATTTGTAGTATCAAGCTACAAAGAAAACCCAGACACATTTCTCAGGAAGGAAGCTACCTAGTAGATAAATTCATACTGTTCCAAGATTTGAACCCAAGACAATGGCATTCTCGGGCGGCCATGCTATTTTTCCGAGCTAACTAGGAGGCTAGCAGATTGCAGTGCGAAGGCGAATTTATCGACAACTCGAAACACAGGAACACTGAATCTGGCAAATCCTTTTCCTTTCAGTGCTTGCTTTAGGCAAGAAGGTGAGCTAGTACCTTTGGGGTCTGCATCCGGATACAGCTTGGACCACGGTATCTTGGCCTTGTGGGGCAATGACTGCAGGTAGGAGCGCGCCTTTTCGTTGATGATGCAGTTGAGGTCGTCGGGGCCGGGCGAGCCGAGCACGCCGAGGATGTGGTTCAGCTGGTCCAGGTAGTGCTTGCCCGGGAAGAGGGGCCGGTTGGAGACCATCTCGGCCAGGATGCAGCCGACGGACCAGACGTCGATGGCCTGGCTGTAGCCCTTCGAGTTGAGCATTATCTCGGGCGCCCGGTACCAGCGGGTGGCCACATACTCAGTCAGGAAGCCGGTGTGGTCATGCTCGGGGTCCGCCACTCGCGCCAGACCAAAGTCACAGATCTGCTCGCGTGTCGGGAAAGCAGGTGCAATGTTGGtaacccttttttctttttctctaggGCTAGGCAGATACTTGATAGAAATTTTTAATAATGAGACTGCACTGCTCAAGATCGTCTAGATTGCATGCCAGTTGGTGCAGGCTCACATTCATTTACCTTTAAGGAGGAAATGCCTCTGCGTTCAAAGTTGTAACCAACTATACAGCACACCCAAAACAAAGACCTCTTAAGCAGTAAAGAAGCAAGGTGATGAGAGGTGCCCTATTGCAATATTTTTATGCTATCAGTAAATCGCAAAGCTAAAGACAGACTAACATGGCAGCTCTACTAAAGAAGAATAGTACTGGGAAAGAGAACAATGAGTGAGCTTTCAAAGAGTTTGAAAGACAAAAATTTAAAACTACAACATGTTCTGTTAAGGCTCCAGTTTCCCCTGTGGTGTTGCATTTGTGGAAATCGAGGACCATGTGGAAATACAAAGGAAGGTACTAGCTTGATTCTTTAGAGCTCTGGTGCAGGCAAAGTGCCTTGAGAATTCCAAATAAATTCATTTTTCTATCATATGCGAGATTAGACCCTAACGTCCTTCTGTAGAAAACGATTCCAAAACTAATACTTTCTTATTTTGGTTGAAATGGTTTGTAACGAGGTGGTTAGATGAGATTCTTTGGGCTACCGGGAAGTGTCTTGCTGAGCGCAAAAAACTAGACATATTTTGCTGGTGTTTGTACACTCGTGGTGTTATCAGGAGCAGTCAGCGACAACTATAAGTAATGTCAATGAAATAGTGAACCAGAAAGGTAGGTGGCATGTATAGAAAAGACAAGTGCTATGTAaggcctcagaaaaaaaaaaaaaaatgcaacacatCACCGCAAGTCATTCAAAAGCAGTAGGCAAGTTATATGGGGCACTGCTACCCAACCAATGCTCCTTTGATCTACGACTTGACAGATTTAGACTATCATTATTTAGAACAACCAACGGCAAGCAAACCTTGTCATATCGAATACCTAATCTACTCCACAATTCTAGCTATATCCATGAACTTATAGAACAACGTAGTACCAAACacagtttaaagaaaaatgttgaaATGCACTTGCTCTCTTGTACTGTGCCCTAAATATGTAATcagttagaatttttttttttttgttcagtattTTTGTACTCGTGCATAACTGTGTAGAGGTCACTCATTTCTTTTAATGTTTACGTTACATCCTGTATTGTACTTCGTCTTTTGACCCAATATGTTACTAGTTTCAGTTTCTTACATATCTGTGATCTTGCTATGGGTCACTGCTGTTCATTGTACTGTTATATTTTATAGTGCGTGTTCAAAATCTTCTTTCTGCTCGTTAAATTTTGCTTTTATGTTCCTAAAAAGAGATCACTATTTTAATGTTCCACTACATGTGAGCAAATGTACGGGTGCAGGAAACTTAGTCAGGCAGAGTCAATCGGCCTTTAGTACCATCAACCTACACAATGTTTGTCTGCataaattgaaataaaaaaaaatacaagcaaaCAACTTGGACATTTCCAGGAGGAGGTCATCACCTTGAGGTCGCACGTTGTGTTGAGAAGCAGATTGCTCGGTTTGAGGTCTCGATGCA harbors:
- the LOC119390112 gene encoding mitogen-activated protein kinase 1, which translates into the protein MAANELGEPKATEIVRGQVFEVAPRYTNLAYIGEGAYGMVVSAFDNETNEKVAIKKISPFEHQTYCQRTLREIKILTRFKHENIIDIRDIIRAPTIEQMKDVYIVQCLMETDLYKLLKTQKLSNDHICYFLYQILRGLKYIHSANVLHRDLKPSNLLLNTTCDLKICDFGLARVADPEHDHTGFLTEYVATRWYRAPEIMLNSKGYSQAIDVWSVGCILAEMVSNRPLFPGKHYLDQLNHILGVLGSPGPDDLNCIINEKARSYLQSLPHKAKIPWSKLYPDADPKALDLLDKMLTFNPHRRINVEEALAHPYLEQYYDPGDEPVADEPFKFETELDDLPKEQLKVLVFEETKLFQARNASRPPQQASS